From Salvelinus fontinalis isolate EN_2023a chromosome 30, ASM2944872v1, whole genome shotgun sequence, one genomic window encodes:
- the LOC129829098 gene encoding protein phosphatase 1B-like isoform X1, producing MGAFLDKPKTEKHTAHGEGNGLHYGLSSMQGWRVEMEDAHTAMVGLPHGLTDWSFFAVYDGHAGSRVANYCSAHLLEHILSGGAEFTPGTGSVEGVKDGIRTGFLKIDEYMRSFTDLRQGLDRSGSTAVGVLLSPFHLYFINCGDSRAVLSRDGRVGFSTQDHKPCNPREKERIQNAGGSVMIQRVNGSLAVSRALGDYDYKCVDGKGPTEQLVSPEPEVCVLERAAEGDEFVVLACDGIWDVMSNEELCDFVRSRLQVFDDLERVCTAVVDTCLHKGSRDNMSVVLVTLPGAPKVSEEALKREEDLDKYLETRVEDLLGGCGEEGVPDLVSVLRNIASENIPNLPPGGGLACKRSVIEAVYSRLNPQREEEGACAGGGGEEESEEGGGSSTATNLLEALRQFRLHHRGQYRSVLEEALAVYRLPGENTADTGEESSSFTADDLPDSPRPSPPSPPPSPVVIETPSSPEAEKRKDTPSPDIDQQPPPAADIDQSEPPAVDTDQPEPPAADLVPLNPPAAELRQPDPPPS from the exons ATGGGGGCGTTCCTGGACAAGCCTAAGACAGAGAAGCATACGGCCCATGGTGAGGGCAATGGGCTGCATTACGGCCTGAGCTCCATGCAGGGCTGGCGGGTGGAGATGGAGGATGCCCACACTGCCATGGTGGGCCTGCCCCACGGCCTCACCGACTGGTCCTTCTTCGCCGTCTACGACGGGCATGCCGGCTCTCGCGTTGCCAACTACTGCTCCGCCCACCTACTGGAGCACATCCTATCAGGGGGGGCGGAGTTCACCCCAGGTACTGGCTCAGTGGAAGGTGTAAAGGATGGGATCCGCACGGGCTTCCTGAAGATCGACGAATACATGCGCAGCTTCACGGACCTGCGACAAGGGCTGGACCGCAGCGGCTCCACGGCGGTGGGTGTGCTGCTAAGCCCCTTCCACCTCTACTTCATAAACTGTGGCGACTCCCGGGCCGTGCTGAGCCGAGATGGACGAGTTGGATTCTCTACACAG GACCATAAGCCGTGCAACCCCAGAGAGAAGGAGCGTATCCAGAACGCAGGGGGGTCAGTGATGATCCAGCGGGTCAACGGTTCCCTGGCCGTGTCCAGGGCCCTGGGGGACTATGACTACAAGTGTGTGGATGGGAAGGGTCCCACAGAACAACTGGTCAGCCCAGagccagag gtgtgtgtgttggagcgtgCTGCGGAGGGGGATGAGTTTGTGGTGCTGGCGTGCGACGGGATCTGGGACGTGATGTCCAACGAGGAGCTGTGCGATTTTGTCAGGTCCCGGTTACAAGTGTTTGACGACCTGGAAAGAGTCTGTACTGCCGTGGTGGACACCTGTCTGCACAAG GGCAGCAGAGATAACATGAGTGTGGTGTTGGTGACTTTACCGGGAGCTCCCAAGGTGTCTGAGGAAGCcctgaagagagaggaggaccTGGACAAATACCTGGAGACACGTGTAGagg aTTTGCTGGGTGGCTGTGGAGAGGAGGGGGTTCCTGACCTGGTGTCTGTTCTGAGGAACATCGCCTCTGAGAACATCCCCAACCTTCCGCCTGGAGGAGGCCTGGCCTGCAA gCGCAGTGTGATCGAGGCGGTGTACAGCAGGCTGAACCCACAAAGAGAAGAGGAAGGG GCCTGTgctggaggtggaggagaggaggagagtgaggagggaggaggcagCAGTACGGCGACCAACCTCTTGGAGGCGCTGCGTCAGTTCCGCCTGCACCACCGGGGGCAGTATCGCTCGGTGCTGGAGGAAGCCCTGGCAGTCTACCGTCTGCCTGGGGAGAATACAGCTGACACGGGGGAGGAATCCTCCTCCTTTACCGCTGACGACCTCCCTGATTCCCCCCggccctcacccccctctccccctccctcacccgTCGTCATCGAGACGCCCTCATCCCCCGAAGCAGAGAAACGCAAAGACACGCCCTCTCCAGACATCGACCAACAACCACCTCCGGCTGCAGACATCGACCAATCAGAACCTCCAGCGGTAGACACTGACCAACCTGAACCTCCGGCGGCAGACCTCGTCCCACTAAATCCTCCAGCTGCTGAGCTTCGCCAACCAGATCCTCCCCCCTCCTAA
- the LOC129829098 gene encoding protein phosphatase 1B-like isoform X2 — translation MGAFLDKPKTEKHTAHGEGNGLHYGLSSMQGWRVEMEDAHTAMVGLPHGLTDWSFFAVYDGHAGSRVANYCSAHLLEHILSGGAEFTPGTGSVEGVKDGIRTGFLKIDEYMRSFTDLRQGLDRSGSTAVGVLLSPFHLYFINCGDSRAVLSRDGRVGFSTQDHKPCNPREKERIQNAGGSVMIQRVNGSLAVSRALGDYDYKCVDGKGPTEQLVSPEPEVCVLERAAEGDEFVVLACDGIWDVMSNEELCDFVRSRLQVFDDLERVCTAVVDTCLHKGSRDNMSVVLVTLPGAPKVSEEALKREEDLDKYLETRVEDLLGGCGEEGVPDLVSVLRNIASENIPNLPPGGGLACKRSVIEAVYSRLNPQREEEGCDLEDPW, via the exons ATGGGGGCGTTCCTGGACAAGCCTAAGACAGAGAAGCATACGGCCCATGGTGAGGGCAATGGGCTGCATTACGGCCTGAGCTCCATGCAGGGCTGGCGGGTGGAGATGGAGGATGCCCACACTGCCATGGTGGGCCTGCCCCACGGCCTCACCGACTGGTCCTTCTTCGCCGTCTACGACGGGCATGCCGGCTCTCGCGTTGCCAACTACTGCTCCGCCCACCTACTGGAGCACATCCTATCAGGGGGGGCGGAGTTCACCCCAGGTACTGGCTCAGTGGAAGGTGTAAAGGATGGGATCCGCACGGGCTTCCTGAAGATCGACGAATACATGCGCAGCTTCACGGACCTGCGACAAGGGCTGGACCGCAGCGGCTCCACGGCGGTGGGTGTGCTGCTAAGCCCCTTCCACCTCTACTTCATAAACTGTGGCGACTCCCGGGCCGTGCTGAGCCGAGATGGACGAGTTGGATTCTCTACACAG GACCATAAGCCGTGCAACCCCAGAGAGAAGGAGCGTATCCAGAACGCAGGGGGGTCAGTGATGATCCAGCGGGTCAACGGTTCCCTGGCCGTGTCCAGGGCCCTGGGGGACTATGACTACAAGTGTGTGGATGGGAAGGGTCCCACAGAACAACTGGTCAGCCCAGagccagag gtgtgtgtgttggagcgtgCTGCGGAGGGGGATGAGTTTGTGGTGCTGGCGTGCGACGGGATCTGGGACGTGATGTCCAACGAGGAGCTGTGCGATTTTGTCAGGTCCCGGTTACAAGTGTTTGACGACCTGGAAAGAGTCTGTACTGCCGTGGTGGACACCTGTCTGCACAAG GGCAGCAGAGATAACATGAGTGTGGTGTTGGTGACTTTACCGGGAGCTCCCAAGGTGTCTGAGGAAGCcctgaagagagaggaggaccTGGACAAATACCTGGAGACACGTGTAGagg aTTTGCTGGGTGGCTGTGGAGAGGAGGGGGTTCCTGACCTGGTGTCTGTTCTGAGGAACATCGCCTCTGAGAACATCCCCAACCTTCCGCCTGGAGGAGGCCTGGCCTGCAA gCGCAGTGTGATCGAGGCGGTGTACAGCAGGCTGAACCCACAAAGAGAAGAGGAAGGG tGTGATCTGGAGGACCCCTGGTAG